One segment of Tenrec ecaudatus isolate mTenEca1 chromosome 1, mTenEca1.hap1, whole genome shotgun sequence DNA contains the following:
- the LOC142434740 gene encoding large ribosomal subunit protein eL37, whose product MTKGTSSFGKRRNKTHTLCRRCGSKAYHLQKSTCGKCGYPAKRKRKYNWSAKAKRRNTTGTGRMRHLKIVYRRFRHGFREGTTPKPKRAAVAASSSS is encoded by the coding sequence ATGACGAAGGGAACGTCATCCTTCGGAAAGCGTCGCAATAAGACGCACACCTTGTGCCGCCGCTGTGGCTCCAAGGCCTACCATCTCCAGAAGTCGACCTGTGGCAAGTGTGGCTACCCAGCCAAGCGCAAGAGAAAGTATAACTGGAGTGCCAAGGCTAAAAGACGAAATACCACCGGTACTGGTCGAATGAGACACCTAAAAATTGTCTACCGCAGATTCAGACATGGATTCCGTGAAGGAACAACTCCTAAACCCAAGAGGGCAGCGGTTGCAGCGTCAAGTTCATCTTAA